Proteins from a single region of Pyxidicoccus trucidator:
- a CDS encoding aminotransferase class I/II-fold pyridoxal phosphate-dependent enzyme, which yields MSRPVSAQRVTRFGTTVFSEFSALAAKHGAVNLGQGFPDFDGPDAVKEAAQRAIRDGVNQYAISMGAKDLRLAIAEHAARFYGQQVDPDTMVVVTSGATEAILDVLLGLVDPGDEVVAFEPFYDSYDANITFVGATPRYVPLRPPDASHPEWWFDRDEVRAAFGPRTRLLILNSPHNPTGKVFTREELEFLGGLCAEHDVKVLSDEVYEHIVFAPARHLRPATLPGLSERTVTVSSGGKTFSLTGWKVGWVIAPPPLRDAVQRAHQFVTFATASPLQAAMAAALRLPDAYYAELAATYAGKRERLLGGLREAGLTAFAPQGSYFILADIARYGFQDDVAFCRHLVSEVGVAAIPPSVFYGPEHRHLGQGLARFAFCKTEAVLDEAVRRLRAKLAPRR from the coding sequence ATGTCCAGGCCCGTGTCCGCGCAGCGAGTCACCCGCTTCGGCACCACCGTCTTTTCCGAGTTCAGCGCGCTCGCCGCGAAGCACGGCGCCGTCAATCTGGGGCAGGGGTTCCCGGATTTCGACGGGCCGGACGCCGTCAAGGAGGCCGCGCAGCGCGCCATCCGCGACGGGGTGAACCAGTACGCCATCAGCATGGGCGCGAAGGACCTCCGCCTCGCCATCGCCGAGCACGCCGCGCGTTTCTACGGCCAGCAGGTGGATCCGGACACCATGGTGGTTGTCACCAGCGGCGCCACCGAGGCCATCCTCGACGTGCTGCTGGGGCTGGTGGACCCGGGCGACGAGGTGGTGGCCTTCGAGCCCTTCTACGACTCGTACGACGCCAACATCACCTTCGTGGGCGCCACCCCGCGCTACGTGCCGCTGCGTCCGCCGGACGCGAGCCACCCGGAGTGGTGGTTCGACCGGGACGAGGTGCGCGCCGCCTTCGGCCCGCGCACGCGGCTGCTCATCCTCAACTCGCCGCACAACCCCACCGGCAAGGTGTTCACCCGCGAGGAGCTCGAGTTCCTGGGCGGGCTGTGCGCCGAGCACGACGTGAAGGTGCTGTCGGACGAGGTGTACGAGCACATCGTCTTCGCTCCCGCCCGGCACCTGCGCCCGGCCACGCTGCCCGGCCTGTCCGAGCGCACCGTCACGGTGAGCAGCGGCGGGAAGACGTTCAGCCTCACCGGGTGGAAGGTGGGCTGGGTCATCGCGCCTCCGCCGCTCCGGGACGCCGTGCAGCGGGCCCACCAGTTCGTGACGTTCGCCACGGCGTCGCCGCTGCAGGCGGCCATGGCGGCGGCGCTGCGGCTGCCGGACGCGTACTACGCGGAGTTGGCGGCGACGTACGCGGGGAAGCGCGAGCGTCTATTGGGTGGGTTGCGCGAGGCGGGGCTGACGGCCTTCGCGCCGCAGGGGAGCTACTTCATCCTCGCGGACATTGCCCGGTACGGCTTCCAGGACGACGTGGCCTTCTGCCGGCACCTGGTGTCCGAGGTGGGCGTGGCGGCCATTCCGCCAAGCGTCTTCTACGGCCCGGAGCACCGCCACCTGGGGCAGGGGCTGGCGCGCTTCGCCTTCTGCAAGACGGAGGCGGTGCTGGACGAAGCGGTACGCCGCCTGCGAGCGAAGCTGGCGCCGCGGCGCTGA
- a CDS encoding aminotransferase class I/II-fold pyridoxal phosphate-dependent enzyme has protein sequence MSDVFDKCHNWKDYRIAKATGLYPYFRAIEASHGATEVEIEGKRVIMVGSNNYLGLSADPRVKEAAIKATEKFGTTCSGSRLLNGTLALHEELEARLAKFLNREAAIVISTGFQTNLALASILGRHDIVFSDRQNHASLVDGIRLSFATERKFRHNDMDHLEQLLSQADPNAGKIIITDGVFSMEGDLCNLPRITELAKQYNARVMTDDAHAMGVLGEKGRGTSEYFGLEKETDLVMGTFSKSFASLGGVLAGPFDVINYMRHKSRSVIFSASMTPASIAAALKALEIIEAEPQRRERLLDIAEKMHNGFRAMGFDTGVSVTPVVPVHIGDQVKCFRFWRALHEAGVFANPVIPPAVEAGHALIRTSYMATHTDAQLDRVLDTFETIGRKLSVIPETRPSVYEPVQIARPGTRVLSNKASEKWAAGSAGLLADKGGLTLEQLSRMSSREVAGRLFDAVEQLTWRAANLQPEDLRKLGTAPMKLWEKRGNLPGLLLEKGAHFFMRNGTNGAQSEDRS, from the coding sequence ATGAGCGACGTCTTCGACAAGTGCCATAACTGGAAGGACTACCGCATCGCGAAGGCCACGGGACTCTACCCGTACTTCCGAGCCATCGAAGCGTCCCACGGCGCCACCGAGGTCGAGATCGAGGGCAAGCGCGTCATCATGGTGGGGTCCAACAACTACCTGGGCCTCTCCGCGGATCCGCGCGTGAAGGAAGCCGCCATCAAGGCGACGGAGAAGTTCGGCACCACGTGCTCCGGCTCGCGCCTGCTCAACGGCACGCTGGCGCTGCACGAGGAGTTGGAGGCGCGGCTGGCGAAGTTCCTCAACCGCGAGGCCGCCATCGTCATCTCCACCGGCTTCCAGACGAACCTCGCGCTGGCGTCCATCCTCGGCCGGCACGACATCGTCTTCAGCGACCGGCAGAACCACGCGTCGCTGGTGGACGGCATCCGCCTGTCCTTCGCCACCGAGCGCAAGTTCCGCCACAACGACATGGACCACCTGGAGCAATTGCTGTCCCAGGCGGACCCGAACGCGGGGAAGATCATCATCACCGACGGCGTCTTCTCCATGGAAGGCGACCTCTGCAACCTGCCCCGCATCACCGAGCTGGCGAAGCAGTACAACGCCCGGGTGATGACGGATGACGCCCACGCCATGGGCGTGCTGGGCGAGAAGGGCCGCGGCACCTCCGAGTACTTCGGCCTGGAGAAGGAGACGGACCTCGTCATGGGGACGTTCTCCAAGAGCTTCGCGTCGCTGGGTGGCGTGCTGGCGGGCCCCTTCGACGTCATCAACTACATGCGGCACAAGTCGCGCTCGGTCATCTTCTCCGCGTCCATGACGCCGGCGTCCATCGCCGCGGCGCTCAAGGCGCTGGAGATCATCGAGGCCGAGCCGCAGCGCCGCGAGCGGCTGCTGGACATCGCGGAGAAGATGCACAACGGCTTCCGTGCCATGGGCTTCGACACGGGCGTGTCGGTGACGCCGGTGGTGCCGGTGCACATCGGCGACCAGGTGAAGTGCTTCCGCTTCTGGCGCGCGCTGCACGAGGCCGGCGTCTTCGCCAACCCGGTGATTCCGCCGGCGGTGGAGGCGGGCCACGCGCTCATCCGCACCTCGTACATGGCCACGCACACGGACGCGCAGCTGGACCGCGTGCTGGACACCTTCGAGACCATCGGCCGCAAGCTGAGCGTGATTCCGGAGACGCGGCCCTCGGTGTACGAGCCCGTGCAGATTGCCCGTCCGGGCACCCGCGTGCTGAGCAACAAGGCCAGCGAGAAGTGGGCGGCGGGCTCCGCCGGCCTGCTGGCGGACAAGGGCGGCCTCACCCTGGAGCAGCTGTCTCGCATGTCCTCGCGCGAGGTGGCCGGCAGGCTCTTCGACGCGGTGGAGCAGCTCACCTGGCGCGCGGCCAACCTGCAGCCGGAAGACCTGCGCAAGCTGGGCACCGCTCCGATGAAGCTGTGGGAGAAGCGCGGCAATCTGCCGGGCCTCCTGCTGGAGAAGGGCGCCCACTTCTTCATGCGCAACGGCACCAACGGCGCCCAGTCAGAAGACAGGAGCTAG
- a CDS encoding GNAT family N-acetyltransferase: MALPAEPSAASASLPPLPSDVQVTPVRGSAEKMQFIRFPYALYKDDPNWVMPLEMERKDFLDPKKNPFFQYGEVELFLARRGKDLVGRIAAIRNPRYMEEQGTKEGFFGLFECVNDAGIARALLDTAAAWVRERGMTSMLGPANFSSNQDWGLLIDGFDTPPAIMMPHNPPYYLGLLEACGLTKAKDLYAFELSSSAQPPEKVVRIAEKMRQREGITVRPVKMKDMAAEVERIRDIYNSAWEKNWGFVPFTDAEFDHLAKDLKSIVRPELALMAEVKGEPVAFSLTVPDANQAIKAANGRLTHFGLPIGLAKLVLASRRINRLRLVILGIKPGYRRRGLDAILYLDTLRTAKQLGYVGGEISWTLEDNHLVNRAIESMGAKRSKTYRVFQRPL; encoded by the coding sequence ATGGCCCTCCCCGCCGAGCCCTCGGCCGCGTCAGCTTCGCTCCCGCCCCTGCCCTCGGACGTGCAGGTGACGCCCGTGCGCGGCTCGGCGGAGAAGATGCAGTTCATCCGCTTCCCGTACGCCCTCTACAAGGACGACCCGAACTGGGTCATGCCGCTGGAGATGGAGCGCAAGGACTTCCTGGACCCGAAGAAGAACCCCTTCTTCCAGTACGGCGAGGTGGAGCTGTTCCTCGCGCGGCGGGGCAAGGACCTCGTGGGGCGCATCGCGGCCATCCGCAACCCGCGTTACATGGAGGAGCAGGGCACCAAGGAGGGCTTCTTCGGCCTCTTCGAGTGCGTGAATGACGCGGGCATCGCCCGCGCGCTGCTGGACACGGCGGCGGCGTGGGTGCGCGAGCGGGGCATGACGTCCATGCTCGGGCCGGCCAACTTCTCGTCCAACCAGGACTGGGGCCTGCTCATCGACGGCTTCGACACGCCGCCGGCCATCATGATGCCGCACAACCCGCCCTACTACCTGGGGCTGCTGGAGGCGTGCGGCCTCACCAAGGCGAAGGACCTCTACGCCTTCGAGCTGTCCTCCTCCGCGCAGCCGCCGGAGAAGGTGGTGCGAATCGCGGAGAAGATGCGCCAGCGCGAGGGCATCACCGTGCGCCCGGTGAAAATGAAGGACATGGCCGCCGAGGTGGAGCGCATCCGCGACATCTACAACTCCGCCTGGGAGAAGAACTGGGGCTTCGTGCCCTTCACGGACGCGGAGTTCGACCACCTCGCCAAGGACCTGAAGTCCATCGTCCGGCCGGAGCTGGCGCTGATGGCCGAGGTGAAGGGCGAGCCGGTGGCCTTCTCTCTCACCGTCCCCGACGCGAACCAGGCCATCAAGGCGGCCAACGGGCGGCTCACCCACTTCGGCCTGCCCATCGGCCTGGCGAAGCTGGTGCTGGCCTCGCGCCGCATCAACCGGCTGCGCCTCGTCATCCTCGGCATCAAGCCGGGCTACCGGCGCCGCGGCCTGGACGCCATCCTGTACCTGGACACGCTGCGCACGGCGAAGCAGCTGGGCTACGTGGGCGGCGAAATCTCCTGGACGCTCGAGGACAACCACCTCGTCAACCGCGCCATCGAGTCCATGGGCGCGAAGCGCTCCAAGACGTACCGCGTCTTCCAGCGCCCGCTGTAA
- a CDS encoding methylmalonyl-CoA mutase family protein, giving the protein MRHAQPTTPPQPYKPRFHVRIVTAASLFDGHDAAINVMRRLMQASGAEIIHLGHNRSVSEIVDCAIQEDAQGIALTSYQGGHVEYFKYMIDLLRQRGANIKVFGGGGGTILPSEIEELHKYGVTRIYSPDDGRAMGLQGMIDDLISQCDFEKRPADFQPLLARPLPRQPDRIASLITIAENFADAGEELRKAMAEAHVDAPRVPVLGITGTGGAGKSSLVDELVRRFLADFPDKTLAVLSVDPSKRKSGGALLGDRIRMNAIDNPRVYMRSMATRQSNLALSRHVAHSIEVCKAAGFDLIVVETSGIGQSDTEITEHSDVSLYVMTAEYGAATQLEKIDMLDFADVIAINKFDKRGSLDALRDVRKQWKRNHNAFTVADDAVPVHGTIASQFNDPGMNQLYRAIMDAVVKKTGAPLQSNFALTPGMSEKKWIIPPERTRYLAEIVEACEAYDGSVRAQAAIARRMYQLHGTIQALRANVGKKRLEIVEPKDSADVVQVTERVEGEPAYLGELVALYQDLESRLHPDCRRLLAEWPATKRRYAAAKYQYQVRDKVIELDLFTESLSHLRVPKIALPRYEDWGDILTWLLRENAPGAFPFTSGVFPLKREGEDPARMFAGEGGPERTNKRFHYVSRGLPAKRLSTAFDSVTLYGEDPDHRPDIYGKVGNSGVSIANVDDAKKLYSGFDLADPSTSVSMTINGPAPMLLGFFLNAAVDQQCEKWIREQGQVEAVDKKIDAIYRERGQPRPRYQGDLPAGNDGLGLLLLGVSGDEVLPREVYEKIRAKTLQSVRGTVQADILKEDQAQNTCIFSTEFALRVMGDIQQYFIDQKVRNFYSVSISGYHIAEAGANPISQLAFTLANGFTFVEYYLSRGMDIDDFAPNLSFFFSNGMDPEYAVLGRVARRIWAKAIRDKYGGNDRSQKLKYHIQTSGRSLHAQEIAFNDIRTTLQALLALNDNCNSLHTNAYDEAITTPTEESVRRALAIQLVINKEFGLSKNENPNQGAFIIEELTDLVEAAVLTEFRAISERGGVLGAMERMYQRSKIQEESLYYEMQKHDGTLPIVGVNTFLDPKGSPTVTPPEVIRATKEEKDYAITARDAFRKRNEGTAPQALEAVRRAALDNGNVFAALMDACKVCTLGQLSRALYEVGGQYRRNM; this is encoded by the coding sequence GTGCGACACGCTCAGCCGACGACCCCTCCCCAGCCCTACAAGCCCCGCTTCCACGTCCGCATCGTCACCGCCGCCAGCCTCTTCGACGGCCATGACGCGGCCATCAACGTGATGCGCCGCCTGATGCAGGCGTCGGGCGCGGAGATCATCCACCTGGGCCACAACCGCTCCGTGTCGGAGATCGTCGACTGCGCCATCCAGGAGGACGCCCAGGGCATCGCCCTCACGTCCTACCAGGGCGGTCACGTCGAGTACTTCAAGTACATGATCGACCTGCTCCGCCAGCGCGGCGCGAACATCAAGGTCTTCGGCGGTGGCGGTGGCACCATCCTCCCCTCTGAAATCGAGGAGCTGCACAAGTACGGCGTCACGCGCATCTACTCGCCCGACGACGGCCGGGCCATGGGCCTGCAGGGGATGATCGACGACCTCATCTCCCAGTGCGACTTCGAGAAGCGCCCCGCGGACTTCCAGCCGCTGCTCGCCCGCCCCCTGCCCCGCCAGCCGGACCGCATCGCCTCGCTCATCACCATCGCGGAGAACTTCGCGGACGCGGGCGAGGAGCTGCGCAAGGCCATGGCGGAGGCCCATGTGGATGCGCCCCGCGTGCCCGTGCTCGGCATCACCGGCACCGGCGGCGCGGGCAAGTCCAGCCTTGTGGACGAGCTGGTGCGCCGCTTCCTGGCGGACTTCCCGGACAAGACGCTCGCCGTGCTCTCCGTGGACCCGTCCAAGCGCAAGTCCGGCGGCGCGCTCCTGGGTGACCGCATCCGGATGAACGCCATCGACAACCCGCGCGTCTACATGCGGTCCATGGCCACGCGGCAGAGCAACCTCGCGCTGTCCCGGCACGTGGCCCACTCCATCGAGGTCTGCAAGGCGGCGGGCTTCGACCTCATCGTGGTGGAGACGTCCGGCATCGGCCAGTCGGACACGGAGATCACCGAGCACTCGGACGTGTCGCTGTACGTCATGACAGCCGAGTACGGCGCGGCGACGCAGCTCGAGAAGATCGACATGCTCGACTTCGCGGACGTCATCGCCATCAACAAGTTCGACAAGCGCGGCTCGCTGGACGCGCTGCGCGACGTGCGCAAGCAGTGGAAGCGCAACCACAACGCCTTCACCGTCGCCGACGACGCGGTGCCCGTGCACGGCACCATCGCCTCGCAGTTCAACGACCCAGGCATGAACCAGCTCTACCGCGCCATCATGGACGCGGTGGTGAAGAAGACCGGCGCGCCGCTCCAGTCGAACTTCGCGCTCACCCCGGGCATGAGCGAGAAGAAGTGGATCATCCCGCCGGAGCGCACCCGCTACCTCGCGGAGATTGTGGAAGCGTGCGAGGCCTACGACGGCTCCGTGCGCGCCCAGGCCGCGATTGCGCGGCGCATGTACCAGCTGCACGGCACCATCCAGGCCCTGCGCGCCAACGTGGGCAAGAAGCGCCTGGAGATTGTCGAGCCGAAGGACTCCGCCGACGTGGTGCAGGTCACCGAGCGCGTGGAGGGCGAGCCCGCCTACCTGGGTGAGCTGGTGGCGCTGTACCAGGACCTGGAGAGCCGCCTGCACCCGGACTGCCGGCGCCTGCTGGCGGAGTGGCCCGCGACGAAGCGGCGCTATGCGGCGGCGAAGTACCAGTACCAGGTGCGCGACAAGGTCATCGAGCTGGACCTGTTCACCGAGTCCCTCTCGCACCTGCGCGTCCCGAAGATTGCCCTGCCCCGCTACGAGGACTGGGGCGACATCCTCACGTGGCTGCTGCGAGAGAATGCCCCGGGCGCCTTCCCGTTCACCTCGGGCGTCTTCCCGCTCAAGCGCGAGGGCGAGGACCCCGCGCGCATGTTCGCGGGTGAAGGCGGCCCGGAGCGCACCAACAAGCGCTTCCACTACGTGTCGCGCGGCCTGCCGGCGAAGCGCCTGTCCACCGCGTTCGACTCGGTGACGCTGTACGGCGAGGACCCGGACCACCGGCCGGACATCTACGGCAAGGTGGGCAACTCGGGCGTGTCCATCGCCAACGTGGACGACGCGAAGAAGCTCTACTCGGGCTTCGACCTGGCGGACCCGTCCACCTCGGTGTCGATGACCATCAACGGCCCGGCGCCCATGCTGCTGGGCTTCTTCCTCAACGCCGCCGTGGACCAGCAGTGCGAGAAGTGGATCCGCGAGCAGGGCCAGGTGGAGGCCGTCGACAAGAAGATCGACGCCATCTACCGCGAGCGCGGCCAGCCCCGCCCCCGCTACCAGGGTGACCTGCCCGCGGGCAACGACGGGCTCGGGCTGCTGCTGCTGGGCGTGTCCGGCGACGAGGTGCTGCCGCGCGAGGTGTACGAGAAGATCCGCGCGAAGACGCTCCAGTCGGTGCGCGGCACCGTGCAGGCGGACATCCTCAAGGAGGACCAGGCGCAGAACACCTGCATCTTCTCCACCGAGTTCGCCCTGCGCGTCATGGGCGACATCCAGCAGTACTTCATCGACCAGAAGGTGCGGAACTTCTACTCGGTGTCCATCTCCGGGTACCACATCGCGGAGGCCGGGGCGAACCCCATCTCCCAGCTGGCCTTCACGCTGGCCAACGGCTTCACCTTCGTCGAGTACTACCTGTCGCGGGGCATGGACATCGACGACTTCGCGCCCAACCTGTCGTTCTTCTTCTCGAACGGCATGGACCCCGAGTACGCGGTGCTGGGGCGCGTGGCCCGGCGCATCTGGGCCAAGGCCATCCGGGACAAGTACGGCGGCAATGACCGCTCGCAGAAGCTGAAGTACCACATCCAGACGTCCGGCCGTTCCCTGCACGCGCAGGAGATTGCCTTCAACGACATCCGCACCACGCTGCAGGCGCTGCTGGCGCTCAACGACAACTGCAACTCCCTGCACACCAACGCGTATGACGAGGCCATCACCACTCCCACCGAGGAGAGCGTGCGGCGGGCCCTCGCCATCCAGCTGGTCATCAACAAGGAGTTCGGCCTGTCGAAGAACGAGAACCCCAACCAGGGTGCGTTCATCATCGAGGAGCTGACCGACCTGGTGGAGGCGGCGGTGCTCACGGAGTTCCGCGCCATCTCCGAGCGCGGCGGCGTGCTGGGCGCCATGGAGCGCATGTACCAGCGCTCCAAGATCCAGGAAGAGTCCCTCTACTACGAGATGCAGAAGCACGACGGGACGCTGCCCATTGTCGGGGTGAATACCTTCCTGGACCCGAAGGGCTCGCCCACCGTGACGCCGCCGGAGGTGATTCGCGCGACGAAGGAGGAGAAGGACTACGCCATCACCGCCCGCGACGCCTTCCGCAAGCGCAACGAGGGCACGGCGCCCCAGGCCCTGGAGGCGGTGCGCCGCGCGGCGCTGGACAACGGCAACGTGTTCGCCGCGCTGATGGACGCGTGCAAGGTGTGCACGCTGGGCCAGCTCTCCCGCGCCCTGTACGAGGTGGGCGGCCAGTACCGGCGCAACATGTAG
- a CDS encoding efflux RND transporter permease subunit gives MARSLRQRWFDGFIHAAVSRPWQVLLVFALLAAGGMALASRLEFRGSFVELLPQGAREVQDLTRVSQKAGGDGYLVIVAKGDTPERLKAYAAELKLRLEVLPEVRYVEHSYDVEFFRRNGLLLLPVEKLAGLRADLEARVRYERMRANPFFVDLGATPAPPDFDAIARKHAPDAPMKEYLANADGTEVYLMIKPSGTAGDLGFARRFVELAMGTGRALAAERFPSVALEATGNFQSRIEEDAVMQGDLGRAGLLSALIAVGLILLATRRIAALAVVGLPVLVGLLLTFGIAWLVIGHLNVVTGFLVAILIGLGIEYGVHLCMRYWEERQTRSSRDALAAAVRGTFGGALTSAVTNAAAFLVLLLAQFHAFNQFGFLAGLGVLLAVLAAYAMGPSLLAIAERLRPARADAAPAAEGSATVEAGPGREWKRWPTSVIAALALAVVGFAVFSVAVAPRLGFETDMRKLKGDSPSSRLDDHVTEQLGQPLNPAIFLVEDLKQVGQVEEVIAEVKRRNGADSVFLRSASLTDLVPSDLKRREEELAGLRTLFQGLPSEMHEDARLKEFEQMVAAKPYGLDALPVEARRRFEATDGKGMFLLLFPSVSNYDTDDLKRWAAQIDQVVEGTKARGIDMAVLDSNRIAARIFALVRADGPLILWSAAGVVFFVILLSLRSFKRALLVTGPLFLGMTCLAGGMYLFDVQLNFINAVVLPNLLAIAVDNSVHLFHRYEEEGPGSLGKVVRHTGLAAVVATLSNAAGYGALLVANHQGLRSIGQIALLGVVCTFLGTTVFFPAMLALLERWKARKAVTVEEGAVVRSLELGVAGADSESPGERKSA, from the coding sequence TTGGCGAGGTCTCTGCGACAGCGGTGGTTTGACGGATTCATCCATGCGGCGGTGTCGCGGCCCTGGCAGGTGCTGCTCGTCTTCGCGCTGCTGGCCGCGGGCGGTATGGCACTGGCGTCGCGGTTGGAGTTCCGCGGCTCGTTCGTGGAGCTGCTCCCCCAGGGTGCCCGCGAAGTGCAGGACCTGACACGCGTGTCGCAGAAGGCGGGGGGCGACGGGTACCTCGTCATCGTGGCGAAGGGCGACACCCCGGAGCGGCTCAAGGCCTACGCGGCCGAGCTGAAGCTCCGCCTGGAGGTGCTGCCGGAGGTCCGCTACGTCGAGCACAGCTATGACGTGGAGTTCTTCCGCCGGAACGGGCTGCTGCTGCTGCCCGTGGAGAAGCTGGCGGGGCTGCGCGCGGATCTGGAGGCGCGGGTTCGCTACGAGCGCATGCGGGCCAACCCGTTCTTCGTGGACCTGGGGGCCACGCCCGCGCCGCCGGACTTCGACGCGATTGCCAGGAAGCACGCGCCCGACGCGCCCATGAAGGAGTACCTCGCCAACGCGGACGGCACCGAGGTCTACCTGATGATCAAGCCGTCGGGGACGGCGGGGGACCTGGGCTTCGCGCGGCGCTTCGTGGAGCTGGCCATGGGCACCGGCCGCGCGCTGGCGGCGGAGCGCTTCCCTTCGGTGGCGCTGGAGGCGACGGGCAACTTCCAGAGCCGCATCGAGGAGGACGCGGTGATGCAGGGGGACCTGGGTCGCGCCGGCCTCCTGTCCGCGCTCATCGCGGTGGGGCTCATCCTGCTGGCCACCCGGCGCATCGCCGCGCTGGCGGTGGTGGGCCTGCCCGTCCTGGTGGGCCTGCTACTGACGTTCGGCATCGCCTGGCTCGTCATCGGCCACCTGAACGTGGTGACGGGCTTCCTGGTGGCCATCCTCATCGGCCTGGGCATCGAGTACGGCGTGCACCTGTGCATGCGCTACTGGGAGGAGCGGCAGACGCGGTCCTCGCGGGACGCGCTGGCCGCCGCGGTGCGGGGCACCTTCGGCGGGGCGCTCACCTCGGCCGTGACGAACGCGGCGGCCTTCCTCGTGCTGCTGCTGGCGCAGTTCCACGCCTTCAACCAGTTCGGCTTCCTGGCGGGACTGGGCGTGCTGCTGGCGGTGCTGGCGGCGTACGCCATGGGCCCCTCGCTGCTGGCCATCGCCGAGCGGCTGCGCCCCGCGCGCGCCGACGCCGCGCCCGCGGCGGAGGGCTCCGCCACCGTGGAGGCCGGGCCCGGGCGCGAGTGGAAGCGCTGGCCCACGTCCGTCATCGCAGCGCTCGCGCTGGCGGTGGTGGGCTTCGCGGTGTTCTCGGTGGCCGTGGCCCCCCGGCTCGGCTTCGAGACGGACATGCGCAAGCTGAAGGGTGACTCGCCGTCCTCGCGCCTGGACGACCACGTCACCGAGCAGCTGGGCCAGCCGCTCAACCCGGCCATCTTCCTGGTGGAGGACCTGAAGCAGGTGGGGCAGGTGGAGGAGGTCATCGCGGAGGTGAAGCGCCGCAACGGGGCCGACTCCGTGTTCCTGCGCAGCGCGTCCCTCACGGACCTGGTGCCTTCGGACTTGAAGCGCCGCGAGGAGGAGCTTGCCGGCCTCCGGACGCTGTTCCAGGGCCTGCCTTCGGAGATGCATGAGGACGCGCGGCTGAAGGAGTTCGAGCAGATGGTGGCGGCGAAGCCCTACGGGCTGGACGCGCTGCCGGTGGAGGCCCGCCGCCGCTTCGAGGCCACGGACGGCAAGGGCATGTTCCTGCTGCTGTTCCCCTCGGTGTCCAACTACGACACGGACGACCTGAAGCGCTGGGCGGCGCAGATCGACCAGGTGGTGGAGGGCACGAAGGCGCGCGGCATCGACATGGCGGTGCTGGACAGCAACCGCATCGCCGCGCGCATCTTCGCGCTGGTGCGCGCGGACGGGCCGCTCATCCTCTGGTCCGCGGCGGGGGTGGTGTTCTTCGTCATCCTCCTCAGCCTGCGCAGCTTCAAGCGCGCGCTGCTCGTCACCGGGCCGCTGTTCCTGGGCATGACGTGCCTGGCGGGCGGCATGTACCTCTTCGACGTGCAGCTCAACTTCATCAACGCCGTGGTGCTGCCCAACCTGCTTGCCATCGCGGTGGACAACTCGGTGCACCTGTTCCACCGGTACGAGGAAGAGGGGCCCGGCTCGCTCGGCAAGGTGGTGCGGCACACGGGGCTGGCGGCCGTGGTGGCCACGCTGTCGAACGCGGCCGGCTATGGCGCGCTGCTCGTCGCCAACCACCAGGGGCTGCGCAGCATCGGGCAGATTGCGCTGCTCGGCGTCGTGTGCACCTTTCTCGGGACCACGGTCTTCTTCCCGGCGATGCTGGCCCTCCTGGAGCGCTGGAAGGCGCGGAAGGCTGTCACGGTGGAGGAGGGCGCCGTCGTCCGGAGCCTGGAGCTTGGCGTGGCCGGCGCGGACAGCGAGTCGCCGGGGGAGCGGAAGTCAGCGTGA
- a CDS encoding phosphatase PAP2 family protein: protein MNPWSFQSRRRLAQRLREHDVQVHLNAVDLIVITACSLAALVLVGPGRWAPDALPNAGLFAFMASGPLVLRTLAAMYPHNRMLTTLADWWLLPVSVLSHGWLSPVVDTLNPILKDAQLVAADQQLFGFQAAVELERLVPPWLNDVLMVCYYGHFVWPVVLGVVLYRRARGVFSDFGEYLTGLGLMFFLNYAAYALVPAIGPRYFLIGAFDGPLQGVMVTQLLDSVMRTPTYVRDCFPSGHSGTTLLVLFYAWRFSRPLFWLMLLPGLGLIIATLAGRFHYATDLVCAVPLVMVVTGLALGVSRAARQREGERAARSVPVDAIVRP from the coding sequence GTGAATCCCTGGTCCTTCCAGAGTCGCCGCCGTCTGGCTCAGAGGCTGCGGGAGCACGACGTACAGGTCCACCTGAACGCGGTGGACCTCATCGTCATCACCGCCTGCTCGCTGGCCGCGCTGGTGCTCGTGGGCCCGGGGCGCTGGGCGCCGGACGCGCTGCCCAATGCGGGGTTGTTCGCCTTCATGGCCTCTGGCCCGTTGGTGCTCCGCACGCTGGCGGCCATGTACCCGCACAACCGAATGCTCACCACCCTCGCGGACTGGTGGCTGCTGCCGGTGTCGGTGCTGTCGCACGGGTGGTTGTCGCCGGTGGTGGACACGCTCAATCCCATCCTGAAGGACGCGCAGTTGGTGGCCGCGGACCAGCAGCTGTTCGGCTTCCAGGCCGCGGTGGAGCTGGAGCGTCTCGTCCCGCCCTGGCTCAATGACGTGTTGATGGTCTGCTACTACGGCCACTTCGTCTGGCCGGTGGTGCTGGGGGTGGTGCTCTACCGGCGGGCCCGCGGCGTCTTCTCCGACTTCGGCGAGTACCTCACCGGCCTCGGGTTGATGTTCTTCCTCAACTACGCGGCCTACGCGCTGGTGCCGGCCATCGGGCCGCGCTACTTCCTCATCGGCGCGTTCGACGGGCCGCTGCAGGGCGTCATGGTGACGCAGCTGCTGGACTCGGTGATGCGCACGCCGACGTACGTCCGGGACTGCTTCCCCTCGGGCCACAGCGGCACCACGCTGCTGGTGCTCTTCTATGCGTGGCGGTTCTCCCGGCCCCTGTTCTGGCTGATGCTGCTGCCGGGCCTGGGCCTCATCATCGCCACCCTGGCCGGGCGCTTCCACTACGCCACGGACCTGGTGTGCGCGGTGCCGCTGGTGATGGTGGTGACGGGGCTGGCCCTGGGCGTGTCCCGCGCCGCCCGCCAGCGCGAGGGCGAGAGGGCCGCGCGCTCCGTCCCGGTGGACGCTATCGTACGGCCCTGA